The proteins below are encoded in one region of Hordeum vulgare subsp. vulgare chromosome 3H, MorexV3_pseudomolecules_assembly, whole genome shotgun sequence:
- the LOC123443512 gene encoding uncharacterized protein LOC123443512 — protein MAFIEWQLIAHTEIPTVIPPPPLQYLFALRTLYASNCRTHKYRGVLPGEAHDTSSCFDKRLMISSFSEDRTGTAVEGFSEDRKDKIYKMAMAGPACRFLSCFLYFVACVLVMESALSAHSWRTPHPNPRGEAEFKQKTDKFWEYQEQSNTWVEISMPFNLMSCINGTCTKVGSIKQPESKHGRASVPSQEKDTDPVLPIRKRISLARMSESSVWVIGQSGSIYERFWNGVMWVIAPHELPTAAGYATATFIVNTTILALSEAGILYQLQLNEHAQPIWTEITFSYEQHFTNLGEKTQSQATHIKNGIVSHNGRKLFLSATNGSLIEVTELQPLRWNCHGRPPGADVSYISDAEDARPGTVFTVSSTGDLYEFDKETKPSWKKHIWSEQTTQNVSLSSSVGCVLHGLLGSNSVSLFLITKDGLLVERRLHRRKWKWDKHGAPKGQRLSSITEVQQDESNDATSMFFTTTTGEVFEYQFPKYTGGTSSNKIRGLWVNHMSPDHAKVARSVRGLQIQVGRLIFQLDDGRLGELHLPGMGGDHFGPSQQNSIRKKMSNKYEWSILDTPETEGWNAEYCTEEHGPTNCITGAMNVAADMEPTNLINAPPRRRKAEEKQQYLHVHSHESDETESYNILSRSIYLNFHMRVMHADRSLFLITDNGLTLEYLNSNSVWLWLRHEHITGMKGALGSYNGSLYLVDLHGNLHIRERNGDELLWINCTAMRKGRQVASGPPWDGIPGLSRRVTTDDALFFVNKRGRLLQFTVALRKFKWKDCHSPPDTKVAFIVDQEVFRRNIIFVVGRNGRMYQYNRITELWHRHYQSPHLVLSRSPGTAMRPSPLSLTGSIFMISEHGGLVEYHFSPQDGWEWIEHGTPHRDVTLVVAPGPCFDGTQLFVIGSDGHVYLRHLDEWTWRWTSHGHPAEPSSTTTNVADGSEQSCATLGAADAHYASSFRGSCDEKVAAVRPVPFSEDAVVFQLRDGRLAELRRAAEGRGGWEWARIIGTPASACMTSYWTAVAT, from the exons ATGGCCTTCATCGAATGGCAGTTGATAGCTCACACCGAGAtaccaacagtaatacctcccccTCCCTTGCAATATTTATTTGCCCTGCGTACCTTGTATGCTTCCAACTGCAGGACACACAAGTACAGAGGGGTCCTCCCCGGAGAAGCTCATGATACCTCCTCTTGCTTCGATAAAAGGCTCATGATATCTAGCTTCTCCGAGGATCGCACAGGCACAGCTGTAGAGGGCTTCTCCGAGGACCGCAAGGATAAGATCTACAAGATGGCCATGGCTGGTCCAGCTTGCAGATTTCTCTCGTGTTTTTTGTATTTTGTAGCATGTGTTCTCGTTATGGAGTCTGCTTTGTCTGCGCATTCATGGCGCACTCCACATCCCAACCCGAGGGGAGAAGCAGAGTTTAAGCAGAAGACAGATAAGTTCTGGGAGTACCAGGAGCAGAGCAATACCTGGGTGGAAATAAGCATGCCTTTCAATCTGATGTCCTGCATCAACGGTACCTGCACAAAGGTAGGCTCAATCAAGCAACCAGAAAGCAAACATGGCCGTGCTTCCGTCCCTAGTCAAGAGAAGGATACTGATCCGGTCCTGCCCATAAGGAAAAGAATCTCCTTGGCAAGGATGTCAGAGTCGTCCGTGTGGGTGATAGGGCAAAGTGGATCAATCTATGAGAGGTTCTGGAACGGGGTCATGTGGGTGATTGCTCCTCATGAACTTCCAACAGCAGCTGGGTATGCAACAgcaactttcattgtcaacacaaccaTCCTTGCTCTGTCCGAGGCTGGAATCCTCTACCAG CTACAGCTAAATGAACATGCCCAGCCTATCTGGACTGAGATAACATTCAGCTATGAACAACATTTCACAAACCTTGGAGAGAAGACACAAAGTCAAGCTACACACATAAAAAATGGGATCGTATCACATAATGGAAG GAAACTTTTCCTTTCTGCCACGAATGGGTCCCTAATTGAGGTCACAGAACTTCAGCCTCTAAG GTGGAATTGCCATGGGCGTCCTCCGGGAGCAGATGTGTCATATATATCGGATGCTGAAGATGCAAGACCAGGGACCGTGTTCACAGTAAG TTCTACTGGAGACCTATATGAATTTGATAAGGAAACGAAGCCATCATGGAAAAAACATATATGGAGTGAACAAACAACCCAAAATGTCTCGCTGAGCTCATCTGTCGGGTGTGTTTTGCATGGTCTCTTAGGATCTAATTCAGTATCACTCTTTCTGATAACCAAG GACGGTCTTTTAGTGGAGCGGCGCTTGCATAGAAGAAAGTGGAAGTGGGATAAACATGGAGCACCTAAGGGTCAAAGACTAAGTTCAATTACAGAAGTTCAACAGGATGAATCTAATGATGCAACTTCAATGTTTTTTACGACAACCACAGGAGAAGTATTTGAGTATCAATTTCCAAAATATACAG GTGGGacttcaagcaacaagattagagGACTATGGGTAAATCACATGTCTCCTGACCATGCAAAAGTAGCAAGAAGCGTTCGAGGCCTACAGATTCAAGTTGGCAGATTGATATTCCAGCTAGATGATGGTAGGCTTGGAGAGCTACATTTACCTGGTATGGGAGGTGATCATTTTGGTCCAAGTcaacaaaatagcataagaaagaAAATGTCAAACAAGTATGAGTGGTCTATCTTAGATACACCAGAAACAGAAGGTTGGAATGCAGAATATTGCACTGAAGAGCATGGCCCGACAAACTGTATAACTGGAGCGATGAATGTAGCTGCAGACATGGAACCAACCAACTTGATCAATGCCCCGCCTAGAAGGCGCAAAGCAGAAGAGAAGCAACAATACCTACATGTTCATAGTCATGAGAGTGATGAAACTGAATCATACAACATTCTATCACGAAGCATTTATCTTAACTTCCATATGCGGGTGATGCATGCAGATAGATCACTTTTCCTCATAACAGATAATGGATTAACTTTGGAATATCTAAACAGCAATAGTGTTTGGCTATGGCTAAGACATGAACACATTACAGGCATGAAGGGTGCACTAGGAAGCTATAATGGCAGCTTGTATCTTGTCGATCTTCATGGAAACTTACATATTAGAGAAAGAAATGGAGACGAACTCTTATGGATTAATTGCACGGCAATGAGGAAGGGAAGACAGGTTGCAAGTGGGCCTCCATGGGATGGCATCCCTGGGTTATCACGCAGAGTGACAACAGATGATGCACTTTTCTTTGTTAACAAGAGAGGCAGATTGCTACAATTCACG GTTGCATTGCGTAAATTCAAGTGGAAGGACTGCCACAGCCCTCCGGATACCAAGGTTGCATTCATCGTGGATCAGGAGGTTTTTAGAAGAAATATCATCTTCGTGGTTGGCCGGAACGGTCGGATGTACCAGTACAACAGAATTACAGAGCTATGGCACAGGCACTACCAATCACCTCACCTCGTCCTGTCAAGATCCCCTGGGACAGCGATGAGGCCGTCCCCTCTCTCCCTCACAGGCTCCATCTTCATGATTTCCGAGCACGGAGGCCTCGTGGAGTACCACTTCAGCCCGCAGGACGGGTGGGAGTGGATAGAGCACGGGACGCCCCACCGGGACGTCACCCTCGTGGTCGCCCCAGGGCCGTGcttcgacggcacccagctgttcGTCATCGGGTCCGACGGACACGTCTACCTGCGGCACCTGGACGAATGGACGTGGAGGTGGACGAGCCACGGGCACCCGGCGGAACCGTCCAGCACGACGACGAACGTTGCGGACGGCAGCGAGCAGAGCTGCGCCACGCTGGGCGCCGCGGACGCGCACTACGCGAGCAGCTTCAGGGGGAGCTGCGACGAAAAG GTGGCGGCTGTGCGGCCGGTGCCCTTCTCCGAGGATGCGGTGGTCTTCCAACTGCGCGACGGCCGG TTGGCGGAGCTGCGGCGAGCGGCGGAGGGTCGCGGCGGGTGGGAGTGGGCGCGGATCATCGGCACGCCCGCCAGCGCCTGCATGACAAGCTACTGGACGGCCGTCGCCACGTAG